In one window of Leptospira sp. GIMC2001 DNA:
- the argS gene encoding arginine--tRNA ligase — translation MHSNDLLKEKVLSILISAANKMADDLANGLETKSRIEYSRDEKFGDYSTPFALENKNLFKKPPLEIANILKEYITKEKLSSEIFSELTVTPPGFINFRISIEYNLRYINNFLMQDDLYAKVDNPKKIILEFVSANPTGPLNIVSARAASFGDALASVLTTLGHKVDREFYVNDYGNQVQLLGVACILRFKEWLGETIQFQESDDGRTISQLIETNYFPAESYRGEYIIDIVHSLVGKQEKVDWIKNLLKSKSYDELIEFFSLYAVQFNLGEQKEDLKTFGVNFDRFFSERSLHESDKVLGALAAFEGSGDIINQEGKKLFLSTNYGDDKDRVVVRDDGRPTYLLADIAYHKDKMDRGYDEIIDIWGPDHHGYIARLSGAMESMGYAKEKFRVIICQQVNLLEDGKKVKMSKRLGNFQRMRDLILYLGKNAKDVSRYFFATRTAEAPLDFDLDLAQDESDKNPVFYLQYAHARISSIFREVGEQWRSDIDSDFEWTEDRARLLFWISRFHEEVYDAAISCEPHRITNYLQSLCRAFTRFYGNKQNRLKDYDNDTRLYLAYLCKASQIAIREGLHLLGISAPNRLDRE, via the coding sequence ATGCACTCGAATGATTTATTAAAAGAAAAAGTACTCAGTATCCTAATATCTGCCGCAAATAAAATGGCAGATGATTTAGCCAATGGTCTCGAAACAAAAAGTAGAATTGAATATTCCCGAGATGAGAAATTTGGAGACTATTCCACTCCTTTTGCATTAGAAAATAAAAATTTATTTAAAAAACCTCCACTCGAAATTGCAAATATTTTAAAAGAATATATTACTAAAGAAAAATTGAGTTCGGAAATATTTTCAGAACTGACAGTGACTCCTCCAGGATTTATCAATTTTCGAATCAGCATAGAATACAATTTGCGCTATATTAATAATTTTCTTATGCAGGATGATTTGTATGCAAAAGTTGATAATCCTAAAAAAATCATTTTAGAATTCGTAAGTGCAAACCCCACAGGTCCTTTGAACATTGTGTCCGCAAGAGCTGCATCGTTCGGTGATGCATTGGCAAGTGTTCTAACGACTTTAGGACATAAAGTGGATCGAGAATTCTATGTTAATGATTATGGCAATCAAGTGCAATTATTGGGCGTGGCTTGCATTCTAAGGTTTAAGGAGTGGTTAGGGGAGACTATTCAATTCCAAGAATCAGATGATGGACGAACCATTTCTCAACTGATTGAAACGAATTATTTTCCTGCTGAGAGCTATAGAGGTGAGTACATCATTGATATCGTTCATTCTCTTGTTGGAAAACAAGAAAAAGTTGATTGGATCAAGAATTTATTGAAATCAAAATCGTATGATGAATTGATTGAATTTTTCTCACTTTATGCTGTTCAGTTCAATTTGGGAGAACAGAAAGAAGATCTGAAAACTTTCGGTGTAAATTTCGATCGATTCTTTTCGGAAAGATCCCTTCATGAATCCGATAAGGTTTTGGGTGCTCTTGCAGCCTTTGAAGGAAGTGGCGATATAATCAATCAAGAAGGCAAGAAATTATTTCTTTCTACTAACTATGGTGATGATAAGGATCGAGTGGTAGTTCGCGATGATGGAAGACCAACTTATTTACTGGCAGATATTGCGTATCACAAAGATAAAATGGATCGTGGATACGACGAGATCATTGATATATGGGGACCAGACCATCATGGATACATTGCAAGATTGAGTGGAGCGATGGAATCTATGGGTTATGCAAAAGAAAAATTCAGAGTAATCATCTGTCAGCAAGTCAATCTATTGGAAGATGGCAAAAAAGTTAAGATGAGCAAACGATTGGGAAATTTCCAAAGAATGCGAGATCTAATTTTATACTTAGGTAAGAACGCAAAAGATGTTAGTCGATACTTTTTTGCTACAAGAACAGCGGAGGCTCCGTTGGATTTTGATTTAGATCTAGCTCAAGATGAGTCGGATAAGAATCCAGTTTTCTATCTTCAATATGCACATGCTAGGATATCATCGATTTTTCGTGAGGTTGGGGAGCAATGGCGTTCCGATATTGATTCTGATTTCGAATGGACAGAAGATCGAGCTAGATTGTTATTTTGGATATCTCGTTTTCACGAAGAAGTTTACGATGCGGCAATTTCTTGCGAACCACATAGAATTACTAATTATCTTCAATCCTTATGTAGAGCTTTCACGCGATTTTATGGAAATAAACAAAATCGACTTAAAGACTATGATAACGATACTCGTCTGTATCTAGCATATCTATGTAAGGCGAGCCAAATTGCTATCCGTGAAGGTTTGCACTTGCTTGGAATATCTGCACCTAATAGATTGGATCGAGAATGA
- a CDS encoding LIC_12097 family sensor histidine kinase, whose product MEPSSINYQEKVIELESLLDGISDPLFQIGLDFRIKIANKSTKDFSNQNYPLMNQLCYEAIYGREEICPYCPMLEGNSTIPMEKVFTKKNNGKFLSKSREILFKKKERTQNLYIDFFPVEKNGILTSIVEKISDITSIKEKEEESLRMRNLASIGILVSGVAHELNNPLTGISLTLQNLQNSLKTSSIEFIEKRLEMIRNDASRAAMIVSEIISFAKSDKLKVSQGDICETITKARENVVRLYPVLSKNIEWQLEFENHYLLPFNPFKLERVFLNIFRNSLQAFDYRKGFIRIEVRKTKNMLHVIIEDNAGGIPQKIIDKIFDPFYSNNKQSNGTGLGLSICYSIIKEHNGNIIVKSYEDRTRFTISIPYPSKLDS is encoded by the coding sequence ATGGAACCAAGTTCAATAAACTATCAAGAAAAAGTTATTGAATTGGAGTCTCTGCTTGACGGAATCAGTGACCCACTGTTCCAAATTGGTCTAGATTTCCGTATAAAAATAGCTAACAAATCCACAAAAGATTTTTCAAACCAAAATTATCCATTGATGAATCAACTTTGCTATGAAGCAATCTATGGTAGAGAGGAAATCTGCCCCTATTGCCCAATGCTTGAAGGTAACAGCACAATTCCAATGGAAAAGGTTTTTACCAAAAAAAATAATGGAAAATTTCTATCAAAAAGTAGAGAAATTCTCTTCAAGAAAAAAGAAAGAACTCAAAATCTCTACATAGACTTTTTTCCAGTTGAGAAAAATGGAATTCTTACTTCGATTGTTGAGAAAATTTCGGACATTACATCAATCAAAGAAAAAGAAGAAGAATCTCTACGTATGAGAAATTTAGCATCAATCGGGATATTGGTGTCTGGAGTAGCACATGAATTGAACAATCCACTAACTGGCATTAGCTTAACATTGCAAAATCTACAGAATAGTCTTAAAACAAGTTCAATAGAGTTTATTGAAAAAAGGTTAGAGATGATTCGAAACGATGCCTCTCGCGCAGCAATGATTGTTTCTGAAATCATATCTTTCGCGAAATCAGATAAACTAAAAGTAAGCCAAGGTGATATCTGCGAAACTATTACCAAAGCTCGAGAAAACGTTGTGCGCTTGTATCCTGTCCTCAGCAAGAATATAGAATGGCAATTGGAATTTGAAAACCACTATTTACTTCCGTTCAATCCGTTCAAATTGGAACGTGTGTTTCTGAATATATTTCGAAACTCTCTACAAGCTTTTGATTACCGCAAAGGTTTTATTCGAATCGAAGTAAGAAAAACAAAGAATATGCTTCATGTTATCATTGAAGATAATGCTGGAGGAATACCCCAGAAAATTATTGATAAGATTTTTGATCCTTTTTATTCTAATAATAAGCAGTCAAATGGTACTGGACTAGGGTTATCTATTTGCTATTCTATTATAAAAGAGCATAATGGTAACATTATTGTTAAAAGCTATGAGGATAGAACTAGATTTACAATCTCAATACCTTACCCAAGCAAGTTGGATTCATGA
- a CDS encoding nicotinamide-nucleotide amidohydrolase family protein — protein sequence MTKVNLTIVATGSEITGGKSIDTNSGWIANEIAGEGLSVRNFIALPDVPETILEELAHIQSKANKSDDIFWIIMTGGLGPTEDDYTVDVVAKLINQETEVVEKARLRLESILRVRGKDYESLLPSVMRQTRVPMTSRVLENKVGIAPGFIVDLAKNCFLACLPGVPPEMKEMFHKRLLPILRKSFSEKERFRGEKFLWNIGESLYQDQFISKHPIIQRGNVEWGVTAKRGFIKVTFLSTNKAEIDTLLNDLEAKYPEQISNDVFTELHNKLIADGKQIAIAESCTGGWLAKLLTDQPGSSTYFIASLVTYHNQAKENLLFVSQETLETKGAVSEETAREMIAGLEKHFDIDYSLSITGIAGPEGGNDEKPVGLVYMGVKAKGRSARIIRYNFPGNRELVREATANNAIFQLYKELFL from the coding sequence ATGACAAAAGTTAACCTAACAATAGTAGCGACGGGATCCGAGATCACAGGTGGCAAATCTATCGATACCAATTCAGGTTGGATCGCCAATGAAATAGCAGGCGAGGGCTTAAGCGTGAGGAATTTTATTGCTCTGCCCGATGTCCCAGAAACCATTCTGGAAGAATTGGCTCATATACAGAGCAAAGCAAATAAATCAGATGATATTTTTTGGATAATCATGACTGGTGGACTCGGTCCAACGGAGGATGATTATACTGTAGATGTTGTCGCGAAGCTTATCAATCAAGAAACAGAAGTAGTTGAGAAAGCAAGATTGCGATTAGAATCCATCCTTCGAGTGAGAGGCAAAGATTACGAATCATTATTGCCGAGCGTAATGCGACAGACACGCGTTCCTATGACTTCCAGAGTTTTGGAGAACAAAGTAGGTATAGCTCCCGGATTTATTGTGGATTTGGCAAAAAATTGCTTTCTTGCATGCCTTCCTGGAGTTCCTCCCGAGATGAAAGAAATGTTTCACAAAAGATTACTTCCAATTCTCAGAAAGAGTTTTTCTGAAAAGGAAAGATTTCGCGGAGAGAAATTTCTTTGGAATATCGGTGAATCGTTATACCAAGATCAGTTTATCAGTAAGCATCCCATCATCCAAAGAGGGAATGTTGAATGGGGGGTTACAGCTAAAAGAGGATTCATTAAAGTAACTTTTTTATCAACAAATAAAGCAGAGATCGATACATTGTTAAATGATCTTGAAGCTAAATATCCAGAGCAAATATCCAATGATGTATTCACTGAACTTCATAATAAACTAATAGCTGATGGTAAACAAATTGCAATTGCAGAATCTTGTACGGGCGGCTGGCTTGCCAAATTATTGACTGATCAACCTGGATCTTCTACTTATTTTATTGCGTCGCTTGTAACATACCATAACCAAGCAAAGGAGAATTTGCTATTCGTATCTCAGGAGACTCTTGAGACGAAGGGAGCAGTAAGTGAAGAGACAGCAAGAGAAATGATTGCAGGATTAGAGAAGCATTTCGATATTGATTACTCACTGAGTATTACAGGGATTGCTGGTCCTGAAGGTGGCAACGATGAGAAGCCAGTTGGATTGGTGTATATGGGTGTGAAAGCGAAAGGAAGAAGTGCACGCATCATACGATATAATTTTCCTGGTAACCGAGAACTTGTTCGGGAAGCTACAGCAAATAATGCGATTTTTCAATTGTATAAGGAACTATTTTTATGA
- a CDS encoding response regulator transcription factor: MNTKHILIVEDIHSIREGIKDLLSTNYLVSDAENYDQAIEILQNTKIDLVITDIRMPGKSGLDLVEYIRTNYPNIIYSLITAYNINDYIHFAKEHDVWNIIPKYSFLDIKVIEVMVYKLLTKDIFGVEKYFDSDFEVITNRADKPYEDPPKSGIIYKTIKSDRERNILTGKISKFMIQNGAPKSIQQVLEELTSNAMIRAPKDNDGRYKYQFEIPSNDLIVPLENIDLQPEDYFTIGYGQSKDSFILVTQDRFGSLRKDEILHRLDRHITSDDTTGFPVGISDSHGRGLYICREISDQLIFNIKHDQKTEIISLIDKSGRSGFKSLSIYEN, translated from the coding sequence ATGAATACTAAACATATTCTTATTGTTGAAGATATTCATTCTATTCGAGAAGGAATTAAGGATTTACTATCCACTAATTATCTAGTTTCCGATGCAGAAAATTATGATCAGGCTATAGAAATTTTACAAAACACAAAAATTGACTTAGTAATTACTGATATCCGAATGCCAGGAAAGTCTGGTTTAGATCTTGTTGAATACATCCGCACCAATTATCCGAATATTATTTATTCACTAATCACAGCTTATAATATAAATGACTATATTCATTTTGCTAAGGAACATGATGTTTGGAATATTATTCCAAAGTATTCATTTCTAGATATCAAAGTTATTGAAGTAATGGTGTATAAACTTCTCACGAAAGATATTTTCGGAGTAGAGAAATATTTTGATAGTGACTTCGAAGTTATCACTAATCGTGCCGACAAACCCTATGAAGATCCACCGAAATCAGGAATCATTTACAAAACGATTAAATCAGATCGAGAGAGAAATATTCTCACTGGCAAAATCTCCAAGTTCATGATTCAAAATGGAGCTCCTAAATCTATTCAACAAGTTTTAGAAGAACTAACGTCTAACGCAATGATTCGTGCACCCAAAGACAATGACGGTAGGTATAAATATCAATTTGAAATTCCATCCAATGATCTAATTGTACCTCTAGAAAATATTGACCTTCAACCAGAAGATTATTTTACCATTGGATATGGACAGAGTAAAGATTCTTTTATTCTTGTTACCCAAGATCGATTTGGGTCTCTTCGAAAAGATGAAATTTTGCACCGCTTAGATAGACATATCACCAGTGACGATACAACCGGATTCCCTGTTGGAATTTCAGATTCGCATGGACGGGGTTTGTATATCTGTCGAGAAATCAGTGATCAATTGATCTTTAATATAAAGCATGATCAGAAAACGGAAATTATTTCCCTTATTGACAAATCTGGTCGATCTGGATTCAAATCTCTTTCCATATATGAGAACTAA
- the gap gene encoding type I glyceraldehyde-3-phosphate dehydrogenase — translation MTKIAINGFGRIGRLVLRSGIKDKNLEFVAINDLVTPDNLAYLLKYDSTHGRFDGKVEHSDEGIIIDGKLVKCISERDPSKLPWKDLGVDFVVESTGLFTDREGASKHLAAGAKKVVISAPAKDADIPTYVMGVNNEKYNPGADHIVSNASCTTNCLAPIVKVMLDNYGFAEGLMTTVHAMTATQPTVDGPSKKDFRGGRGAAQNIIPASTGAAKAVGLCIPEVKGKLTGMAFRVPTPDVSVVDLTMKTEKSTSLAEIRKTMKQAAEGSMKGILGFTDEMVVSNDFIGSTLSSVFDSDACIELNDKFFKLVSWYDNEMGYSNRVLDLIRYMASKG, via the coding sequence ATGACCAAAATTGCCATCAATGGATTCGGTAGAATCGGACGATTAGTACTTCGTTCCGGAATCAAAGACAAAAATCTTGAATTCGTAGCTATCAATGACCTTGTTACACCAGATAACTTAGCTTATTTGCTAAAATATGATTCGACCCATGGTAGATTCGACGGCAAAGTCGAGCACTCGGATGAAGGAATCATCATTGATGGTAAACTTGTAAAATGTATTTCTGAGAGAGACCCAAGTAAACTTCCTTGGAAAGATCTAGGTGTTGATTTCGTAGTAGAATCAACTGGACTTTTCACAGATAGAGAAGGTGCAAGTAAGCATCTTGCTGCTGGTGCGAAGAAAGTTGTAATCTCTGCTCCTGCAAAAGACGCAGATATCCCAACTTATGTGATGGGCGTAAATAATGAAAAATACAATCCAGGTGCAGATCATATAGTATCCAATGCATCTTGTACAACAAACTGTCTTGCTCCTATCGTAAAAGTTATGTTAGACAATTATGGTTTTGCTGAAGGACTTATGACAACTGTTCATGCGATGACTGCAACTCAACCAACAGTTGATGGTCCATCTAAAAAAGATTTCCGTGGTGGTCGTGGGGCAGCTCAGAACATCATCCCAGCTTCTACTGGAGCGGCAAAAGCAGTAGGACTTTGTATTCCAGAAGTAAAAGGAAAATTGACTGGAATGGCATTTCGAGTTCCAACTCCTGATGTTTCTGTTGTTGATTTAACAATGAAAACTGAGAAATCCACTTCTCTGGCTGAGATCAGAAAAACAATGAAACAAGCGGCTGAGGGTTCAATGAAAGGAATTCTTGGATTTACAGATGAGATGGTTGTGTCCAATGATTTTATCGGATCTACTCTATCTTCTGTATTCGATTCCGATGCTTGTATTGAATTGAATGATAAATTTTTCAAACTTGTTTCTTGGTATGATAATGAGATGGGTTACTCCAATCGTGTATTGGATCTAATCCGCTATATGGCTTCAAAAGGATAA
- the secG gene encoding preprotein translocase subunit SecG yields the protein MGFLITTVLVLFGINCLFLIFLVMVQSGKGGSTGGMLTGGGSSSAFGASTADVMTKITRWSGVLFIVLALVLSFLFAKTDDTLVPETMPAGSLIEALPDAENQEATTPAGE from the coding sequence ATGGGTTTTTTAATTACTACAGTTTTGGTCTTATTTGGCATCAATTGCCTTTTTCTAATCTTCCTCGTAATGGTTCAGTCTGGCAAAGGCGGAAGCACTGGCGGAATGCTAACCGGTGGTGGATCTTCCAGCGCTTTTGGTGCGTCTACTGCTGATGTAATGACCAAAATTACAAGATGGTCGGGAGTACTATTCATTGTCCTCGCTCTAGTTCTTTCGTTTCTATTTGCAAAAACAGATGACACTTTAGTTCCAGAAACAATGCCCGCAGGTTCACTGATAGAAGCTCTTCCTGATGCAGAAAATCAAGAAGCAACAACTCCTGCCGGAGAGTAG
- a CDS encoding phosphoglycerate kinase — protein sequence MNLPKIENENFAGKRVFLRVDFNVPLENGVVTDVTRIEKTLPTIELLIKQGAKIVIASHLGRPAGKPNPEFSMKQVFEKFKELVTCPVAFSDKVVGPEVKALTQSLKNGEILVIENLRFHAEEEANDKKFSKSLSELADVYINDAFGAAHRAHASTEGITHEIPSFAGLLMRKEIEMLSSLVTRPKKPFVAIIGGSKVSTKIKILKNLIDKVDYILIGGGMSYTFLKSRAIPIGTSLFEKDYEVQAYQLIDSSGVQGINLQLPVDHVIADSFSDKAKTKTVDKMGILDGWMGMDIGPKTVSNYEKIIKDAATIFWNGPMGVFEMDKFANGTTQIAKAVAKSKAVSIVGGGDSIAAINKAKVADKITHISTGGGASLEFLEGKTLPGVKALIEGAKE from the coding sequence ATGAATCTTCCAAAAATTGAAAATGAGAATTTCGCTGGCAAAAGAGTATTTCTACGGGTGGACTTCAACGTCCCCCTAGAAAACGGAGTCGTAACAGATGTTACGAGAATTGAGAAAACCCTTCCTACAATTGAACTCCTTATAAAACAAGGTGCAAAAATTGTGATCGCAAGCCATTTGGGAAGACCTGCAGGCAAACCAAATCCAGAATTTTCTATGAAGCAGGTCTTCGAGAAATTCAAAGAATTGGTAACTTGCCCTGTTGCATTTTCTGATAAGGTAGTTGGCCCCGAAGTTAAGGCACTCACTCAATCACTCAAGAATGGTGAAATCTTGGTCATAGAAAATCTCAGATTCCATGCGGAAGAAGAAGCCAATGATAAAAAATTTAGCAAATCTTTGAGCGAACTCGCTGATGTTTATATCAACGATGCTTTTGGCGCAGCCCATAGAGCTCATGCATCGACCGAAGGAATCACTCATGAGATTCCTTCTTTTGCTGGGCTTCTCATGAGAAAAGAAATCGAAATGCTTTCCTCTCTCGTTACTCGTCCGAAGAAACCTTTTGTTGCGATCATTGGTGGTTCAAAAGTATCCACGAAGATTAAAATTCTTAAGAACCTAATCGACAAGGTGGATTATATTTTGATTGGCGGTGGAATGTCTTATACATTTCTCAAATCCCGTGCAATTCCGATTGGAACTTCACTTTTTGAAAAAGACTATGAAGTGCAAGCGTATCAATTGATTGATTCGTCTGGCGTGCAAGGAATCAACCTGCAACTTCCGGTTGATCACGTGATTGCGGATTCATTTTCCGATAAAGCCAAAACAAAAACCGTTGATAAAATGGGAATTCTGGATGGTTGGATGGGAATGGATATTGGACCGAAAACCGTATCCAATTACGAAAAAATCATCAAGGATGCCGCGACCATTTTCTGGAACGGACCTATGGGTGTTTTTGAAATGGATAAATTCGCAAACGGAACCACTCAAATCGCAAAAGCAGTTGCCAAGTCCAAAGCAGTGTCTATAGTTGGTGGCGGTGATTCTATTGCCGCAATCAATAAAGCTAAGGTTGCCGACAAAATCACGCATATTTCAACGGGTGGTGGAGCTTCTCTAGAATTCCTAGAAGGCAAAACTCTTCCTGGTGTTAAGGCATTGATCGAAGGAGCCAAAGAATGA
- a CDS encoding LIC_12096 family protein: MRIGRNFLPIRANLSSIQSLYFKITAIAFFISLLPLNSIHPQSAISAADREELRLDETIRNLYSGLARSRSLLSIQNIKTLPANTIVTFKGKYPNRTGMKIVKYNVVQDPMDRLNIKTSEEKSIYLEFNGSVLSKVEYNVQIEETGSTPRNYTRIVDETPMDSNMNDIEIHAFEGASGDLYPISALPNDGINHQRNSFKKNFYIKLLQDSLMQVNLILELQKKSQNNYHDKKLNQLKNSLGY, from the coding sequence GTGAGAATCGGTAGAAATTTCTTACCGATTCGAGCTAATCTATCCTCAATTCAAAGTCTGTATTTTAAAATTACAGCTATTGCTTTTTTTATTTCTCTACTTCCTCTCAACTCTATTCATCCGCAGTCTGCTATAAGTGCAGCAGATCGGGAAGAACTTCGTTTGGATGAGACAATTCGTAACCTGTATTCTGGCCTAGCTAGATCTAGAAGTTTGTTATCTATTCAGAATATTAAAACTTTGCCAGCTAACACAATCGTTACGTTCAAAGGTAAGTATCCAAATCGAACTGGAATGAAAATTGTAAAATACAATGTAGTCCAAGATCCAATGGATAGACTCAATATAAAAACTTCTGAAGAGAAATCTATCTATTTGGAATTCAATGGTTCTGTTCTATCCAAAGTTGAATACAATGTTCAAATAGAAGAAACCGGCTCCACTCCCAGAAATTACACACGCATTGTTGACGAGACTCCCATGGATTCTAATATGAATGATATTGAAATCCATGCCTTCGAAGGAGCTTCAGGTGATCTCTATCCTATCTCCGCCCTTCCCAATGACGGAATCAATCACCAACGCAATAGTTTCAAAAAGAACTTTTATATAAAATTATTACAAGACTCACTAATGCAAGTGAATCTAATTTTGGAATTACAAAAGAAATCCCAGAATAACTATCACGACAAAAAACTGAACCAACTCAAAAATTCCTTAGGGTATTGA
- a CDS encoding DUF7000 family protein: MKDLNFYVKAYKDQLDQGDIQEAYIGLMKYMSRLGTALSKNLTDSYSFGSLFQGYMDYTYFYYSNEFLKDRKLKMGLVLNHVKMQFEIWLLGQTIPIQEKYWEYFKTTKWNKNRTTKPQYSILEAVLIESPNFNDLDKLTKKIEEKLVITTDEILQEIKLSKIK; this comes from the coding sequence TTGAAGGATCTAAACTTTTACGTAAAAGCCTATAAGGATCAACTCGATCAAGGCGATATTCAAGAAGCATATATAGGGCTTATGAAGTATATGTCTAGACTCGGAACTGCCTTGTCAAAAAATCTTACCGATAGCTACAGCTTTGGAAGTCTCTTCCAAGGTTATATGGATTACACCTATTTCTATTACTCTAATGAGTTCCTAAAAGATAGGAAATTAAAAATGGGTTTGGTTCTCAATCATGTAAAGATGCAATTTGAAATTTGGCTATTGGGGCAGACGATTCCGATACAAGAAAAATATTGGGAATATTTTAAAACAACAAAGTGGAACAAAAATCGAACCACAAAACCACAGTATTCGATTCTCGAAGCAGTTCTAATCGAAAGTCCGAACTTCAATGACTTAGATAAGCTAACCAAGAAAATTGAAGAAAAGCTAGTTATTACAACCGATGAAATTCTCCAGGAAATAAAACTGAGCAAAATAAAATAG
- the lepB gene encoding signal peptidase I — protein MAVPYNLEKSQSKFNPKLILRILVVGLIIGGLVAVLIRSVFYNPIRISTVSMEPTLNKDQVYFLNKWTKPYNLVLGDIVLCEREAGMVVGRILGKPSDTIAIDNKTIIRNGEILPPNLYPAVWKDDRPSLPIEFTNRDNLGAIRIPENNFFLIGDNRDESMDSRHFGTVPFQCILGTISP, from the coding sequence GTGGCTGTTCCTTACAATTTAGAAAAATCTCAATCCAAATTCAATCCAAAGTTAATTCTCAGAATTCTTGTAGTCGGACTTATCATCGGAGGATTGGTTGCTGTTCTGATCCGTTCCGTTTTCTACAATCCGATTCGAATTTCCACAGTTTCCATGGAGCCAACCCTTAATAAGGATCAAGTTTATTTTTTGAATAAATGGACAAAACCATACAATTTAGTTTTGGGTGATATTGTGCTCTGTGAGAGAGAGGCGGGCATGGTTGTTGGAAGAATTTTGGGAAAACCAAGCGACACAATTGCCATAGACAATAAAACAATTATTCGAAATGGAGAAATTTTGCCACCCAATCTATACCCGGCAGTATGGAAAGACGATAGACCGAGTCTTCCAATAGAATTTACAAATCGTGATAATCTAGGTGCGATTCGAATTCCGGAAAATAACTTTTTTCTAATTGGAGATAATCGAGATGAATCAATGGACTCTAGGCATTTTGGCACTGTGCCCTTCCAATGCATTTTAGGTACGATTTCGCCCTGA
- the tpiA gene encoding triose-phosphate isomerase: protein MRPTILAGNWKMNLSLSEATELARGIRDGYKSDSKKEAWVFPSHLHIPGVSEILSGTNVKVGLQNIYPSALTAMTGEISPDQGEDFGIKLALVGHSERRQFLGETNAVCREKVHFLLTKGWTVVYCIGEKIEEREAGKTFDILSSQIKEGLKDISSDLMTKLVLAYEPVWAIGTGKTATPEIAQEAHAFIRKEISQLFVGGDKIADAMPILYGGSVKPDNVKSLLDQKDIDGGLVGGASQKVSSYLGLF, encoded by the coding sequence ATGAGACCAACAATACTTGCAGGCAATTGGAAGATGAATCTATCCTTGAGTGAAGCTACTGAACTTGCTCGGGGAATTCGTGACGGATACAAATCGGATTCTAAGAAAGAAGCTTGGGTTTTCCCAAGCCATTTGCATATTCCAGGCGTTTCGGAAATTTTGTCTGGAACCAATGTCAAGGTCGGATTGCAAAACATCTATCCATCTGCCCTTACTGCCATGACTGGTGAGATTTCTCCTGATCAAGGTGAAGATTTTGGAATCAAACTTGCTCTTGTCGGACACTCTGAACGCAGACAATTTCTTGGTGAGACCAATGCTGTCTGTAGAGAAAAAGTTCATTTCCTTCTCACCAAGGGATGGACTGTGGTTTATTGCATTGGTGAGAAGATTGAAGAAAGAGAAGCTGGCAAAACTTTCGATATTCTTTCAAGCCAAATCAAAGAAGGACTCAAGGACATCTCAAGCGATCTTATGACAAAACTCGTGTTAGCTTACGAGCCAGTATGGGCAATCGGAACTGGTAAGACAGCAACCCCGGAAATTGCACAAGAAGCACATGCCTTTATTCGTAAGGAAATCTCTCAGCTATTTGTTGGTGGTGATAAAATCGCCGATGCCATGCCAATTCTCTACGGTGGATCTGTTAAACCAGACAATGTCAAATCACTTCTTGATCAAAAAGATATTGATGGCGGTCTGGTTGGTGGTGCTAGTCAGAAAGTTTCGTCTTATTTAGGTTTGTTTTAG